The segment TCCTCGCTTTGAGGGCAGTGTCCCTTTCAGAACAGGGCAATATTATGTTACAACCGGACGGCTATTGGAGCCGGACacagttttatttaatttacacCCCATCCAGCGCCTTTCGTGGGATGTTCCCAAAGCATTTTTGCTAATAGCAAGTAAAGCTTCTCAGCATTCCTCAGTAGCAGAGGTGGCAACCGCACAGATAGGGAAACCGAGTCCAGAAGCCTGCCTGCCGACTTAAACCACAGATCATTAAAATTCCGAATCGCAAATGAACTCTTGGAATCTCTATTTGCTCAGCAACTATGCTCTACACAATTCTTCTCTTGGTCCCAAATAGTCGTGGCCTTTTGAGAATGAGGGAAGCGCTATACAGCTGGGATAATTTGTGCGCTTTGTAGGGCgatgggggcaggagagaagaggggaggaaaTTAGGTTTGGCTCCTGGAGCTGAAgtcagccaggagagaagccATTCTTGCAGGGGCTGCAGCCCAGAGGACTGGTCTACGCTTGTATTATTTATCGCGTTCCATAAGCTATTCATCAATCCATTACTTATTCATTCCAACATTAAGGTAATTAAATATGAGCTCACCGGGAAATGGCAAGTCTGCAAAGGACAGGGACAGAGGTacggagggagaggaggggaatTAGAAGGTCTGGAGCCATTGATTTGTGCAAAGATGTGCGCGGCTGCCCTTAGGTGACACAGCAGAGGGGGCTCACGTTGCAAGGTCCTGACGCGCTCACCCACTCCCACCGCCCCCCGTCCCCGGGAAGCAccgctccctccctcctccccgctTCGCTTCTCACCACTCGCggtccctctcctcccaccactcCCTATCCCTCGCTGTACAGCCTCGCCCTCCCCGCGCGGGGCGGCGCGGCCTCGCAGCCCGGCCCGGCGGCGCGCGGGCTGGCCAGCCCCGGATAGGCGCCGCCCGCAGCCAATCAGCGCGCCGAGAACGCTGCGCGCTTTAAGGCAGCTGCAGGGAGAACAGAAACCAAGTTCCCCGGCAACGAGCAGCATCCACCCGGCCGGAGGCAGGAGCCAGCGAGGCCCGAAAAGCTGCGGAGAGAGCCGGCCGTTCCTTTTCCAGCGCGCGCTCTACTCCTTCTCCACTTACTCGGCCGCCCGTCTTCAAGTCTTGACTCGCTTTTACGCCTTTGCACAGCCTAGGGAGGGGGTTAGGAGCTGCCGCGCCCCCCTCCCTGCGGCTGCCTCCCCCTGTTTTTTCGGCTTTGCTCCCTGCCGCGTGCGCCCGGGTAGTGCGCCCCGGCAGGCCCCAGCCATGTCGATGCTGCCATCGTTCGGCTTCACACAGGAGCAAGTGGCGTGCGTGTGCGAGGTTCTGCAGCAAGGCGGGAACCTGGAGCGCCTGGGCAGGTTCCTGTGGTCGCTGCCCGCCTGCGACCACCTGCACAAGAATGAAAGCGTGCTCAAGGCCAAGGCCGTGGTCGCCTTCCACCGCGGCAACTTCCGCGAGCTCTACAAGATCTTGGAGAGTCACCAGTTCTCGCCTCACAATCACCCCAAGCTGCAGCAACTGTGGCTGAAGGCTCACTACGTGGAAGCCGAGAAGTTACGCGGCCGGCCCCTGGGCGCGGTGGGCAAATATCGGGTGCGCCGAAAATTCCCTTTGCCACGAACCATCTGGGACGGCGAGGAGACCAGCTACTGCTTCAAGGAGAAGTCGCGGGGCGTGCTGCGGGAGTGGTACGCGCATAACCCTTACCCCTCGCCGCGTGAGAAGCGGGAGCTGGCCGAGGCCACGGGTCTCACCACCACCCAGGTCAGCAACTGGTTTAAGAACCGGAGGCAAAGAGACCGGGCCGCCGAGGCCAAGGAAAGGTACGCGGCATCATTCCCGCAGATCGGGCTACCCTGCGAAGCCTTCCTTTCCCCTCCGCCCCTTTTCACCCCCGCAGGCACCAACCACCTCGATCACCCCGCTGGCCGGAGCCCCTCCGCGGGGCGGCGCCCCGGCCTCGGCTGCACTGCGGCGAAAGTTCATGAACTCTGAGATCGCTCGCTagggatggggggagggtggagggcGGTGTTCATCTGATTTGAGTGTCCGCGCGTGGATTTCCTGGGATGTGAGTGTCGGGAAACGTTGGCGCTaggtttctttttcatgttttcttggCTGGCTAGGGGGAGAGGAGTGGCGGGTGGAGAGTGAGTTTTTAGATCAAGCAGAAGGGAAACGTTGATTGGTATCGCGGGGGAAGGGGTTCAGTGGGGGCTGAGATCTCGAACCTCTCTCTTCTCGCACCCCGGAAGGGTGAAGCTGTCCTGAAACTTCTGCTCAGTTTCCACTCGCGCCCGGTCCTTCAGTCGCGCTTTCCTGGCAGTCTTTTGGGTGAGAGGTCACTTCCATTCGCACTAGCTGCACAAAGGGAGGAGTCTTTCGAAAGAAGTCCACAGAAGAGAGCGCTTTGGGAGGGTTGGCGCTGCGTTGACTCCCCGGCGCCTCAAGTCCAGAACTGATTCTCTTCGTCGGCTCCCTGGCGCTTGGCCGGGCGCCGCGGCGGGTCCGGCCCGCTGTCCGCGCCGCTCACCCGGGCGAGGAATGGGTTTCCAATCTCAGACTTCTCTCACCCCAGAACACAGAAGACAACATTTTTTTCAACCTGTCTCTGCCTCCGCTCTCCTCACACGAACACCCCTGGCCACCTGGCCCGGCTCCACTCTTTTGCTGTAGAGTTTCCGACCGAGATTCGGAAGAGCTTCGGGAAGGCGGCGGCGGCTGGGAGAGCGCTCCGGGAAGCCGAGCAGTTTCGGGGAAACCTGAACGCCCAAGTCGGCCGAGTTTCTTTTGTTCGCTTCGGAGCCTGGAGGCCGAAGAAGTCGCCGCCTTGTTTCCCTCTGGGAAGCAAGAGTCTGGAGAAATTCAGCTGAGATGGGCATTTTGGGAGAGAGAGACTGCGAGATGGGGAGAGTTGGACAGACAGGCAACTCCGGGGTGGGGGGCATTCTGAAGGCAGAAGCGCGAGGGCTGGGAGACCTTGCAGTTTAGCAGCACCGAGCGCCCAGGCTGACACCCCGGTACATCACACCCGCTCAGGCTGTGCCTGGTCTTGAAGTTCCCCTGCCGGGAAAGTGTGCGCCGGTGTGGGTGTCCGCAGGGAGTTTGAAAGAGCACGTGAGGCACTGaggactgagcgaataacacCGGGCCAGGGACGGTACAGTTCCGTTTAGACGTCTGTTACAAAACGGCCTGTCCTTTAAGCCAGGCCAGAGGGCCCACTCCCTGATGAAATCGGAGAGACTGGCTGCGCTCCCTGTGTTTACTCAGGTCACTGGGCCGCTCTGGACACCACTTCCCATGACCTGTCCTGTGCCTCTGAAACCACAACCTCCAGGCAGGGGCAGGGAAACTCGACGGTTAATTGTTTCCTCAGATGGGAACAGGACAATTGACTTGATTCACCACCAAACATCTGTGCACTGGGCGCTGTTCGACCCCACCCCCCGTCATTTTCTTCATCACCAACAAccatttgttggaagattttcaaATTTCCTTACTTCTAAATGTGGTACTTCTTGATAGGTATTTAATAATAACTGttagaacaaaaatttaaaaataattttttgtgcaTTTCAAATAAGCCCTGCTGATTTGGCTTTCTAAActctggaagaggaaaggacCCAGCATCACCTTTCTCAAGTCTCTTAGGcctcctctctttcccccagGA is part of the Bubalus bubalis isolate 160015118507 breed Murrah chromosome 11, NDDB_SH_1, whole genome shotgun sequence genome and harbors:
- the SIX1 gene encoding homeobox protein SIX1, producing the protein MSMLPSFGFTQEQVACVCEVLQQGGNLERLGRFLWSLPACDHLHKNESVLKAKAVVAFHRGNFRELYKILESHQFSPHNHPKLQQLWLKAHYVEAEKLRGRPLGAVGKYRVRRKFPLPRTIWDGEETSYCFKEKSRGVLREWYAHNPYPSPREKRELAEATGLTTTQVSNWFKNRRQRDRAAEAKERENTENNNSSSNKQNQLSPLEGGKPLMSSSEEEFSPPQSPDQNSVLLLQGNMGHARSSNYSLPGLTASQSAHSLQAHQHQLQDSLLGPLTSSLVDLGS